The following coding sequences are from one Rutidosis leptorrhynchoides isolate AG116_Rl617_1_P2 chromosome 11, CSIRO_AGI_Rlap_v1, whole genome shotgun sequence window:
- the LOC139874318 gene encoding uncharacterized protein has translation MASDDSSGTKVTQVSDLDFGNPLYLHSSDTSITALISMKLKGTENYNIWSRAMLLALQTKNKTGFIDGSEIKSTTDEKQFDALVKLPSCGCANTEFKNHNDLIKLMQFLMGLDDCYQAVRSNILTRETLPSVQTAFSIVSREESHINSSSSITLKPQQSAFLVSKTFDNKKKFGRGPNTNLKCTKCNMIGHTIDRCYEIVGYPLGWVKRNNNTNRNVTSNNVVSTTNN, from the exons ATGGCTAGTGATGATTCTAGTGGAACCAAGGTCACTCAAGTGAGTGACCTTGACTTTGGTAACCCACTCTACCTGCATAGTAGTGATACTAGTATTACTGCCCTTATTTCCATGAAATTAAAGGGAACCGAAAACTACAATATCTGGAGTAGAGCTATGCTATTAGctctacaaactaaaaataaaactggTTTTATTGATGGGTCTGAAATTAAAAGTACTACTGATGAA AAACAGTTTGATGCCCTTGTTAAATTGCCTTCTTGTGGTTGTGCTAATACTGAGTTTAAAAATCataatgatttaattaaacttatgcaaTTTTTAATGGGTCTGGATGATTGTTATCAAGCTGTTAGGAGTAATATTTTGACCAGAGAGACTCTTCCTTCTGTTCAAACTGCTTTTTCTATTGTGTCCAGAGAAGAATCTCACATAAATTCTTCTTCTAGCATTACCTTAAAGCCACAACAGTCTGCTTTTCTTGTGTCAAAAACTTTTGACAACAAAAAGAAATTTGGTAGAGGTCCTAACACCAATCTGAAATGCACTAAGTGTAATATGATAGGGCATACTATTGACAGGTGTTATGAAATAGTGGGTTATCCTCTTGGTTGGGTTAAAAGAAATAATAACACAAATAGGAATGTTACTAGTAACAATGTTGTGTCTACTACTAATAACTAG
- the LOC139874317 gene encoding putative F-box protein At5g62660, whose protein sequence is MRYPLSIKQIRKNNKRVEFVGSSYGLFCFTGFYLGEDDCFDRYVIWNPSIRKSVTIDVPYQDCICEYGDARKNVVVGFGVCPKSLDHKMVRINMLGIPYEYKKLGYKHDRFVRVDVFTLSGGVWRRPLTKLTSKWFHIYIYGQTSVVVNGFIYWLSLYKNASAIISFDLTSEEFTKIRVPHKVSHYHYELFKLRESLGVVQWGGSKESYDVWLLDNVSKSFIKLYTFTLPNRWKVVGFRDNDQLIIEKGDEYSVDNGVRRYVAELVAYEPDSKQFNKLGFNAGCYSCTSYTESLLLLDQPDTL, encoded by the coding sequence ATGAGGTATCCTCTTTCCATTAAGCAAATTCGAAAAAATAACAAACGTGTAGAGTTTGTTGGTAGCTCTTATGGCTTGTTTTGCTTTACTGGTTTTTATTTAGGTGAAGATGATTGTTTTGATCGTTATGTTATTTGGAATCCTTCCATAAGAAAATCAGTAACAATTGATGTGCCTTATCAGGATTGTATATGTGAATATGGTGATGCCCGTAAGAATGTTGTTGTTGGTTTTGGGGTTTGTCCTAAGTCTCTTGACCATAAGATGGTTAGAATAAATATGCTTGGTATTCCATATGAATATAAAAAACTTGGATACAAACATGATCGATTTGTGCGAGTTGATGTATTTACGTTAAGCGGAGGGGTTTGGAGACGGCCGTTAACCAAACTTACTAGTAAATGGTTCCATATCTATATTTATGGACAAACTTCAGTTGTTGTAAATGGGTTTATTTACTGGCTCTCTTTATATAAGAATGCTTCTGCGATCATATCGTTCGATTTGACAAGCGAAGAATTCACAAAAATACGTGTTCCACATAAGGTATCCCACTATCATTATGAATTATTTAAGCTAAGAGAGTCTCTTGGTGTTGTTCAATGGGGGGGCTCAAAAGAAAGTTATGACGTGTGGTTGTTAGACAATGTTTCAAAATCGTTTATCAAGCTCTACACTTTCACCTTACCAAATAGGTGGAAAGTAGTGGGATTCAGGGATAATGACCAACTTATAATCGAAAAGGGAGATGAATATTCAGTAGATAATGGAGTGCGTCGATATGTAGCTGAGCTTGTAGCTTATGAACCTGATTCAAAACAGTTCAACAAACTTGGGTTTAATGCCGGTTGTTACTCCTGTACCTCCTACACAGAATCACTACTTCTGCTTGATCAACCAGACACACTCTAA